A portion of the Oscillospiraceae bacterium genome contains these proteins:
- the rny gene encoding ribonuclease Y, with protein sequence MTAIEVIVALIVGVVGAAAGYFVGYNNRKKTAEAQIGSAEAEATRLVNEAIKTADQKRKEAVLEAKDEAFKLKAEVDAQKAEADKEIKQRRAEISRQENRIDQKENALDRKTEALERKEEDLKKRTAEADARLAEIDALRAKEMERLETLAGLSQEDAREVLLHKVDEELTHEKAVRIAAYETDLKENCDNIARNLIGQAVSRCAADHCSETTVSVVPLPSDEMKGRIIGREGRNIRALETATGVDLIIDDTPEAITLSSFDQTRREVARMTLERLIGDGRIHPARIEETVEKCRHELELQMKREGERAVMELGIHGLHPDLIKLIGRLKYRTSFGQNALTHSMEVAWVAGLLAGEMGVNVTMARRAGLLHDIGKALDHEIEGSHVQIGVDICRKYKENTQIIHAIEAHHGDVEPKTPLAFIIQAADAISAARPGARRENVESYVKRLENLEEISSSFEGVEQAFAVQAGREVRIMVKPDVISDDQVILLARSIAKKIEDTLDYPGQIKVNVIRESRAVEYAK encoded by the coding sequence ATGACCGCGATCGAAGTGATCGTGGCCCTGATCGTGGGTGTTGTCGGTGCAGCTGCGGGCTATTTTGTTGGTTACAACAACCGGAAAAAGACCGCCGAAGCACAGATCGGCAGCGCCGAAGCCGAGGCGACCCGCCTGGTGAACGAAGCGATCAAGACCGCAGACCAGAAGCGCAAGGAAGCGGTTCTGGAAGCCAAGGACGAGGCCTTCAAGCTGAAGGCCGAGGTCGATGCCCAGAAGGCAGAGGCCGACAAGGAGATCAAACAGCGCCGTGCTGAGATCAGCCGTCAGGAAAACCGCATTGACCAGAAGGAAAATGCCCTGGACCGCAAGACCGAAGCCCTGGAGCGCAAGGAAGAGGACCTGAAGAAGCGTACCGCCGAGGCCGACGCCCGTCTGGCCGAGATCGACGCCCTGCGCGCCAAGGAGATGGAGCGTCTGGAAACGCTGGCCGGCCTGAGCCAGGAGGACGCCCGCGAGGTGCTGCTGCACAAGGTGGATGAGGAGCTCACCCACGAGAAGGCCGTGCGCATTGCCGCCTATGAGACCGACCTGAAGGAGAACTGCGACAACATCGCCCGCAACCTGATCGGTCAGGCCGTGAGCCGCTGCGCCGCCGACCACTGCAGCGAGACCACCGTGAGCGTGGTGCCGCTGCCCAGTGACGAGATGAAGGGCCGCATCATCGGCCGCGAGGGCCGCAACATCCGTGCGCTGGAAACCGCCACCGGTGTGGACCTGATCATCGACGATACCCCGGAGGCCATTACCCTGTCCTCCTTCGACCAGACCCGCCGCGAGGTGGCCCGCATGACCCTGGAACGCCTGATCGGCGACGGCCGCATCCACCCCGCCCGCATTGAGGAAACGGTGGAAAAGTGCCGCCACGAGCTGGAGCTGCAGATGAAGCGCGAAGGCGAGCGTGCGGTGATGGAGCTGGGCATCCACGGCCTGCACCCGGACCTGATCAAGCTGATCGGCCGGTTGAAGTACCGTACCAGCTTTGGCCAGAACGCCCTGACCCACAGCATGGAAGTGGCCTGGGTGGCCGGCCTGCTGGCAGGCGAGATGGGGGTCAACGTGACCATGGCACGCCGCGCCGGTCTGCTGCATGACATCGGCAAGGCACTGGATCACGAGATCGAGGGCAGCCACGTCCAGATCGGCGTGGACATTTGCCGCAAGTACAAGGAAAACACCCAGATCATCCACGCCATTGAGGCCCACCACGGCGACGTGGAGCCCAAGACCCCGCTGGCCTTCATCATCCAGGCTGCCGACGCCATCAGCGCCGCCCGCCCGGGTGCCCGCCGCGAGAATGTGGAAAGCTACGTCAAGCGTCTGGAAAATCTGGAGGAGATCTCTTCCAGCTTTGAGGGCGTGGAGCAGGCCTTTGCCGTGCAGGCAGGCCGCGAAGTGCGCATCATGGTCAAGCCCGACGTCATCAGCGACGATCAGGTCATCCTGCTGGCACGCTCCATCGCCAAGAAGATCGAAGATACGCTGGATTACCCCGGCCAGATCAAGGTCAACGTCATCCGCGAGAGCCGCGCTGTCGAGTACGCAAAATAA
- a CDS encoding tyrosine-protein phosphatase gives MDIRQLHYFLVLCEEMNYTRAAQRLFLSRQALRQSISALEAELCGPLFLSAHHKLTLTDRGMSLQRHATPVVEQFQQMQAALRAEIQSAQPVHIGISVALVPDYLPGLETQLDKFRQQYPHVEMRFRLLDNDAVADAVEQGELDAGLVIDLGCAAPVLARTTLRADPACLLVPRGHPFWDRESIPLADLRGQRVLLPSLRQDLFSPLWSACARAGFAPNAEIGPSFYQAYYLVQEQLCTCLTRYEPGARRELDRVRDVLLEDLPPLCVSLVQRRDYTSAYIDLLRSYLMEVLGGAASLPPRRGRPAKPFYNFPVLSSTAAKPAAPVHPAPGTQLPFAGATNFRELGGYPADEGKTVRWGQIWRGVCTARLTDPADRARLDALGLRLILDLRSTAEAQAEPDYVPDGARLVQICALCGDDGHEISFAPGDIERMMRTAREGENILYRMYRQMLFGNKAFKELFRALEAGETPILFHCSAGKDRTGVAAMLILLALGASDETICADFVQTNVCRKAEIDALLAGHAEEIAADPSKRMRFCTQAGVDPGAAPYVLQVIREACGSAEEYLAREYGLTPARRMRLRRMYLE, from the coding sequence ATGGACATCCGCCAGCTGCACTACTTTCTGGTATTGTGCGAAGAAATGAATTATACCCGGGCCGCACAGCGGCTGTTTTTGTCGCGGCAGGCGCTGCGGCAGAGCATCTCTGCGCTGGAAGCGGAACTTTGCGGGCCGCTGTTCCTCAGTGCCCACCACAAGCTCACCCTCACCGACCGCGGCATGAGCCTGCAGCGCCATGCCACCCCGGTGGTGGAGCAGTTCCAGCAGATGCAGGCCGCCCTGCGGGCCGAGATCCAGTCGGCCCAGCCGGTGCACATCGGCATCAGCGTGGCGCTGGTGCCGGACTACCTGCCTGGGCTGGAAACGCAGCTGGACAAGTTCCGCCAGCAGTACCCTCATGTGGAGATGCGGTTCCGCCTGCTGGACAACGACGCTGTGGCCGATGCCGTGGAGCAGGGCGAGCTGGACGCCGGTCTGGTCATCGACCTGGGCTGTGCGGCCCCGGTACTGGCCCGCACCACCCTGCGGGCCGACCCTGCCTGCCTGCTGGTGCCCCGCGGTCACCCCTTCTGGGACCGGGAGAGCATCCCGCTGGCCGACCTGCGGGGGCAGCGGGTGCTGCTGCCCAGCCTGCGGCAGGACCTGTTCAGTCCGCTGTGGTCGGCCTGTGCCCGGGCCGGGTTTGCGCCCAACGCCGAGATCGGCCCCAGCTTTTACCAGGCCTATTATCTGGTGCAGGAGCAGCTGTGCACCTGCCTGACCCGCTACGAGCCCGGTGCCCGGCGGGAGCTGGACCGGGTGCGGGACGTGCTGCTGGAGGACCTGCCCCCGCTGTGCGTGTCGCTGGTACAGCGCCGGGACTATACCTCGGCCTACATCGACCTGCTGCGCAGCTACCTGATGGAAGTGCTGGGCGGGGCCGCCTCGCTGCCGCCGCGCCGGGGCCGTCCGGCCAAGCCCTTCTACAACTTCCCGGTGCTGTCCAGCACGGCGGCAAAGCCTGCCGCTCCGGTGCACCCGGCCCCTGGCACCCAGCTGCCCTTTGCGGGTGCGACCAACTTCCGGGAGCTGGGCGGCTATCCGGCCGATGAGGGCAAGACCGTGCGCTGGGGCCAGATCTGGCGCGGCGTGTGCACCGCGCGGCTCACCGACCCGGCGGACCGTGCCCGGCTGGATGCGCTGGGCTTGCGGCTGATTCTGGACCTGCGCAGCACTGCCGAGGCCCAGGCCGAGCCGGACTATGTGCCGGACGGTGCCCGGCTGGTGCAGATCTGTGCCCTGTGCGGCGACGACGGCCATGAGATCAGCTTTGCCCCCGGTGACATCGAGCGCATGATGCGCACCGCCCGGGAGGGCGAGAACATCCTGTACCGGATGTACCGACAGATGCTGTTTGGCAACAAGGCCTTCAAGGAGCTGTTCCGGGCGCTGGAAGCCGGCGAGACGCCCATCCTGTTCCACTGCTCTGCCGGCAAGGACCGCACCGGCGTGGCCGCCATGCTGATCCTGCTGGCGCTGGGTGCGTCCGACGAGACGATCTGCGCGGATTTTGTGCAGACGAATGTCTGCCGCAAGGCCGAGATCGACGCCCTTCTGGCGGGCCACGCGGAAGAAATCGCCGCCGACCCGTCCAAGCGGATGCGGTTCTGCACACAGGCGGGCGTGGATCCGGGTGCGGCACCCTATGTGCTGCAGGTCATCCGGGAAGCGTGCGGCAGCGCGGAGGAGTATCTGGCCCGGGAGTACGGCCTGACTCCCGCCCGGCGGATGCGCCTGCGGAGGATGTATCTGGAATAA
- a CDS encoding ABC transporter permease subunit — MLRTVRSILRHLLLALLAAIWLVPILWLLVTSFSTDRGINVRQFFPASYTLRNYVNILFHPDSVAQFPRWFTNTLVVACFNCVISTCFVLMVAYALSCCRFKGRKLIQNLSVSVNLFPGVLAMIAVYFVLKYLNLTNSYAGLIMVYAGSSGLGYLICKGFFDTIPISLREAAKLDGASDARVFFQVVLPMSKPILVYTIISSFMVPWTDFVMAKMILNSGVSADWTVAIGLYNMLQKTLINNYFALFCAGGVLVSIPISILFVIMQKFYVEGITSGADKG, encoded by the coding sequence ATCCTCCGCACAGTCCGCAGCATCCTGCGGCATCTGCTGCTGGCCCTGCTGGCAGCTATCTGGCTGGTACCCATTCTGTGGCTTCTGGTCACTTCCTTCTCCACAGACCGGGGCATCAATGTGCGACAGTTCTTCCCGGCCAGTTACACACTGCGCAACTATGTCAACATTCTGTTCCACCCGGACTCTGTGGCGCAGTTCCCGCGCTGGTTTACCAACACCCTTGTGGTGGCCTGTTTCAACTGCGTTATCTCCACCTGCTTTGTGCTGATGGTAGCCTACGCGCTGAGCTGCTGCCGTTTCAAGGGGCGCAAGCTGATCCAGAACCTTTCTGTCAGCGTCAACCTGTTCCCCGGCGTGCTGGCAATGATCGCCGTCTATTTCGTCCTGAAATATCTGAATCTGACCAACTCCTATGCCGGTCTTATCATGGTCTATGCCGGTTCGTCCGGTCTGGGCTATCTGATCTGCAAGGGCTTCTTTGATACCATCCCCATCTCCCTGCGGGAAGCCGCCAAGCTGGACGGCGCATCCGATGCCCGTGTGTTCTTCCAGGTCGTTCTGCCCATGTCCAAGCCGATCCTGGTCTATACTATCATCAGCTCTTTTATGGTTCCATGGACCGATTTCGTGATGGCAAAAATGATCCTGAATTCGGGCGTCTCTGCCGACTGGACAGTGGCTATCGGTCTGTATAATATGCTGCAAAAGACCCTGATCAACAATTACTTTGCGCTCTTCTGTGCAGGCGGTGTGCTGGTGTCCATCCCCATCTCCATCCTGTTTGTCATCATGCAGAAGTTCTACGTCGAGGGCATCACCTCCGGCGCGGACAAGGGTTAA
- a CDS encoding sugar ABC transporter permease, producing the protein MVLTPPLRADGREPNFLQKFGHAFVHGDIFTKLSLFVWGLGYIGHGQLIKALLVTLVQGLGLYFLGTSGIPALKKFGTLGTVQMEMQFNPLTLKNEVNNYDNSFAILLLSVIALVVIVTLIAAAMLVVQSNYALQAQKAAGKKPNNFRQDITLYLNEKFYVTLLTLPVLGVVVFTIIPLFILIAVAFTNYDQQHMPPAALFTWVGLANFASLFGGQSLSLTFSYAFGRVLSWTLVWAFFATFTNFFGGVFLAMLINNKKTKCQKLWRTLFIITIAVPQFVTLLLVRNFFSDAGIFNTMMANAGVTDFLKAIGLLGQNMNHIPFLTDQHWAKFMIILINIWVGVPYQMLIATGVLMNIPTDILEASTIDGASPLQSFIHIKLPYLLSVQGPALVTDFVRNVNNFNVIYLLTQDVYITKDQALASSSAKEVDLLVTWLFRLTQEQYNYKMAAVIGIMVFIICAVFTLVCFRFLNKKEATFS; encoded by the coding sequence ATGGTCCTTACACCACCCTTGCGGGCAGATGGCCGGGAGCCGAATTTCCTTCAGAAGTTCGGTCACGCATTTGTTCACGGAGATATTTTTACAAAGCTGTCCCTCTTTGTCTGGGGTCTGGGCTACATTGGCCACGGCCAGCTTATCAAGGCACTGCTGGTAACACTGGTGCAGGGGCTGGGACTGTATTTTCTGGGCACTTCCGGCATTCCTGCGCTGAAAAAGTTCGGCACGTTGGGCACGGTGCAGATGGAGATGCAGTTCAACCCCCTTACCTTAAAGAACGAGGTCAACAACTACGACAACTCGTTTGCCATCCTGCTGCTCAGCGTGATCGCACTGGTGGTCATTGTAACGCTGATCGCTGCTGCCATGCTGGTGGTGCAGAGCAATTACGCGTTACAGGCGCAGAAGGCCGCTGGCAAAAAGCCCAACAATTTCCGGCAGGATATCACCTTGTACCTGAACGAAAAGTTCTACGTTACCCTGCTCACCCTTCCGGTGCTGGGTGTGGTGGTGTTCACCATCATCCCGCTGTTCATTTTGATCGCTGTTGCCTTTACCAACTACGATCAGCAGCACATGCCTCCCGCCGCCCTGTTTACATGGGTGGGGCTGGCTAACTTTGCTTCTCTGTTTGGCGGGCAGTCGCTGAGCCTGACCTTCAGCTACGCCTTTGGCCGGGTGCTCAGCTGGACGTTGGTGTGGGCCTTCTTTGCCACCTTCACCAACTTCTTCGGCGGCGTATTTCTGGCCATGCTCATCAACAACAAAAAGACCAAGTGCCAAAAGCTCTGGCGCACATTGTTCATCATCACCATTGCGGTGCCGCAGTTCGTCACCCTGCTGCTGGTGCGCAACTTCTTCTCGGATGCCGGCATCTTCAACACCATGATGGCCAATGCAGGCGTGACCGATTTTTTAAAGGCCATCGGTCTGCTGGGGCAGAACATGAACCACATTCCATTCCTGACCGATCAGCATTGGGCTAAGTTCATGATCATCCTCATCAACATCTGGGTGGGCGTGCCCTACCAGATGCTCATTGCCACCGGTGTGCTGATGAATATTCCCACCGATATACTGGAGGCCTCCACCATCGACGGTGCCTCGCCGCTGCAGAGCTTCATCCACATCAAGCTGCCCTACCTGCTCAGTGTGCAGGGGCCGGCACTGGTTACGGATTTTGTGCGCAACGTCAACAACTTCAACGTCATCTATCTGCTCACGCAGGACGTTTATATCACCAAGGATCAGGCGCTGGCTTCCTCCAGTGCAAAAGAGGTGGATCTGCTGGTCACATGGCTGTTCCGCCTGACGCAGGAGCAGTACAACTACAAGATGGCCGCCGTCATCGGCATTATGGTGTTCATCATCTGTGCCGTGTTCACGCTGGTATGCTTCCGGTTCCTCAATAAAAAGGAGGCGACGTTCTCTTGA
- a CDS encoding extracellular solute-binding protein, whose product MKKLISRRKFLAAMGTMAAAGALTACGGSSSGTASSAAASSTAASAAESWGDVKLTMWGAEEDQTMLREMADAFIEQNADKGNVTIEIGVQSESSAKDTVLADPESAADVFAFADDQLNELVNAGALQEVLLNPDDVKSRNLPGSVGAATMNDKLYAYPMTADNGYFLYYDASILSAEDVQSVDTMLEKAAAAGKKFMMSVNDAWYIYSFYAGAGLVATLADDGINTVCNWNEAPGADVTQAILDITANPGFKSGADADIVSAIKDGSCCAAISGTWNASTAEEAWGEGYAATKLPTYTLNGAQVQMGSFSGYKLVGVNPHSANVGVAMMLADFITNEDNQNKRFNDRKLGPSNINANASEAVQSAPAIAALAEQSSYATLQRVGANYWSSAASLGEILASGDTQGKTTQQLVDDAVAGITAPVAQ is encoded by the coding sequence ATGAAAAAGCTGATTTCCCGCCGTAAATTCCTTGCTGCTATGGGTACGATGGCTGCTGCCGGTGCGCTGACCGCCTGCGGCGGTTCTTCCTCTGGCACCGCTTCCTCTGCTGCCGCTTCCAGTACGGCTGCCTCTGCTGCGGAGAGCTGGGGCGATGTGAAGCTGACCATGTGGGGTGCAGAAGAGGATCAGACCATGCTGCGCGAGATGGCGGATGCTTTCATCGAGCAGAATGCGGACAAGGGCAACGTGACCATCGAGATCGGCGTGCAGTCTGAGTCCAGCGCAAAGGACACCGTTCTGGCTGACCCGGAGTCTGCCGCAGACGTTTTTGCCTTTGCCGATGACCAGCTGAACGAGCTGGTGAATGCCGGTGCTCTGCAGGAGGTTCTGCTGAACCCGGACGACGTGAAGAGCCGCAACCTGCCCGGCTCTGTGGGCGCTGCCACCATGAACGACAAGCTCTACGCCTACCCCATGACCGCCGACAACGGCTACTTCCTGTACTATGATGCAAGCATTCTGAGCGCCGAGGACGTGCAGAGCGTGGACACCATGCTGGAAAAGGCTGCAGCTGCCGGCAAAAAGTTCATGATGAGTGTGAACGATGCATGGTACATTTACAGCTTCTACGCCGGTGCCGGTCTGGTGGCTACGCTGGCAGATGACGGTATCAACACCGTCTGCAACTGGAACGAGGCTCCCGGCGCAGACGTAACGCAGGCCATTCTGGATATCACCGCAAACCCCGGCTTCAAGTCCGGCGCAGATGCTGATATCGTTTCTGCCATCAAGGACGGCAGCTGCTGCGCCGCCATCTCCGGTACTTGGAACGCCAGCACCGCCGAGGAGGCTTGGGGCGAGGGCTACGCCGCCACCAAGCTGCCAACCTACACCCTGAACGGCGCACAGGTCCAGATGGGCTCCTTCTCCGGCTACAAGCTGGTGGGCGTCAACCCCCACAGCGCTAACGTGGGCGTTGCCATGATGCTGGCCGACTTCATCACCAACGAGGACAACCAGAACAAGCGCTTCAACGACCGCAAGCTGGGCCCCTCCAACATCAATGCCAATGCTTCCGAGGCTGTGCAGTCTGCACCCGCCATTGCCGCACTGGCTGAGCAGAGCTCCTACGCTACCCTGCAGCGGGTAGGCGCAAACTACTGGAGCTCCGCCGCAAGTCTGGGCGAGATCCTCGCCTCCGGCGACACGCAGGGCAAGACCACGCAGCAGCTGGTGGATGACGCTGTGGCCGGCATCACCGCACCTGTGGCACAGTAA